One window of the Niallia circulans genome contains the following:
- a CDS encoding LacI family DNA-binding transcriptional regulator yields the protein MTTISDIAKLAGVAKSTVSRYLNEGSVSEATKRKIQHIIKETGYTPNAFAQSLKAKKTNIIGTIVPQLDSYAFSRTLIGIDEELKARNYQMLISHSNLDLEREIENIHSLVRQKVAGIILLATEVTNRHLMIIKQLGIPVLIVGQQHEEIPSLIHNDYEAAYELGKYILSQGHKRIAFLGLQEKNVAIGIDRKEGFKKSIEETANIDVQFFEVKMDQETQSFSIVSEIIDRFHPSIIVCATDNIAMGTMKAIYSKGISIPCDLSITGFGGYEMTEMIYPGLTTAKFFYKDAGNLAARKMLSLINGDDTPMKTVSGYEIIYRESVRQM from the coding sequence GTGACAACTATTAGTGATATCGCTAAACTTGCGGGCGTGGCCAAAAGTACTGTTTCTAGATATTTAAATGAAGGTTCTGTCAGTGAAGCCACGAAAAGAAAAATACAGCATATTATCAAAGAAACCGGCTATACGCCTAATGCATTTGCTCAAAGCTTAAAAGCAAAGAAGACAAATATTATTGGAACAATTGTGCCTCAATTAGATTCGTATGCTTTTTCACGGACTTTAATAGGAATAGATGAAGAGTTGAAGGCAAGGAATTATCAAATGTTAATTTCTCATTCAAATTTAGATTTGGAACGGGAAATAGAAAATATTCATTCTTTAGTAAGACAGAAGGTTGCTGGGATCATTTTATTAGCAACAGAAGTTACGAATCGCCATTTAATGATCATTAAACAACTAGGAATCCCTGTGCTTATTGTAGGGCAACAGCATGAGGAGATTCCAAGTTTAATTCATAATGATTATGAAGCAGCATATGAATTAGGGAAATATATACTTTCTCAAGGGCATAAAAGAATCGCCTTCCTTGGTCTCCAAGAAAAAAATGTTGCAATAGGAATTGATCGGAAAGAAGGGTTTAAGAAAAGTATCGAGGAAACAGCAAATATAGATGTCCAATTTTTTGAGGTGAAGATGGATCAAGAAACACAATCATTTTCCATTGTTTCTGAAATAATCGATCGATTTCACCCTAGCATCATTGTATGTGCTACAGATAATATTGCCATGGGAACAATGAAAGCAATCTATTCGAAGGGGATTTCTATTCCTTGCGATCTGTCCATAACCGGGTTTGGTGGGTATGAAATGACTGAGATGATATATCCAGGTTTAACCACTGCAAAGTTTTTTTATAAAGATGCTGGCAATCTAGCAGCCAGAAAGATGTTAAGTCTCATTAATGGTGATGATACTCCCATGAAAACAGTTTCTGGGTATGAAATTATTTACCGCGAAAGTGTTAGGCAAATGTAA